The sequence TTGCTGTCGTCGCTTCCCTGTGTCACGGGCTCGGTCCCCCCGTCTGGGGGTGAAAGGTCATTGCTGGAGGGCGTGGCCCTGGTTCTTCATGACGGTGTCGTAGGAGGGGGGCGGCTCCATgtcccagggagggggggtggaggacatGGGGGACTCCGGGGGGGGCCTCGGGATCTCCGGGTCCTCGGACATCTCCCTGCGGACTCGGTCCAACCTCCTGccaagagaggggaggtaagcgAGCCAGAAGAaacaaacagaagaagaagggggtcagatggctgagcggttagggaatcgggctattaatcagaaggttgccggttcgagcgaaatgtgtgtgtgccgggccgtgtcaaatgacgttgagtccttgggcaaggcacttcaccctacttgcctggggggaatgtccctgtacttactgtaagtcgctctggataagagcgtctgctaaatgactcaatgtaaatgtaagaagaaaCAGAAATAGAAAAGCATTAGGGGAGGCAAGTTCGTCCTCTAGACTAGTTATACACATCTGTCACAAGGAGTAAGACGCATGATCTGTCTGCGGGCTACAGGTTAAACCGAGGTCGGGATTCGCTGAGGACTACGAGCCAGAGATGTCTGAGCTTTCTCTGGTTACTGTCAGCAGGAGGAATATACTCAAGCTAATGGACACTGTTTTCCTGGCTGCTGTGTCGCAGGGACACTGAACACTGAGCAGGCTTGTTTAAACTCCCTGACAGCCATGGATAAAGGtctctctccagcacactgtgtgcgtgtgtgtgtgtgtgtgtgtgcgcgtgtgtgtgtgtgtgattattggGAGTGGTAGACGCTCTTTGTTTACCCCAATATCGCTATTCTgaatctgtctctttctcttcaaaCTGAAGACAACTTGAGTGACTAAGGCCTCACCTTGTATCTGACCCAAACACTGacctcctgtgtgtgggtgggtgtaaatatttgtctttgagtgtgtgtgtgtgtgtgtgtgtgtgtgtgtgtgtgtgtgtgtgtgtgtgtgtgtgtgtgtgtgagtgtgtgtgtgtgtgtgtgtgtgtgtgtgtatacctctgTATGGCCAGAGCCTGTTGCTGACTGAAGCGTGTGCCCGTCCGAGGGTGCAACAGGAAGTGACCCGGGACGGCCACCACTTTCTTCATGGAAACACACAGTCCTATCATCACCATGGCCAACCCTCCGAATCCCAGGTAAATACCCAGCAGATGCACTGGCTCTAAACGGATGCAAAAGTGTGTCACCACCCCCACGACAAACAGCACCAAGCCCAGGGTCAACAGCGTGCCCTGGGCGGAGGGCATCCTTCAGTACCCCTCCTTTCCCAGGGCTCCTCTCACCAACGGTTCCTTTGGGAACACCAGCCGGCCTCTgctatcatgacagtttgcctaaaggagagagagagaccgacgtGTTGGTTTTTGAGTTTTTATCAAAAACACAGCTATTTCCTGCCAGTGaaactgtatgtgcgtgtgtgtgtgttttgtgcgtgCGTTGGCGCAAATTCTTACCCTCGCTGTAGACTGTTTAGGCTACAACAAGCCAGAGACTGAAAGATGAAGAAGAATATTCGCTTATCCAAGTCGAACGTTTTAGCTTGTCGTTTTCATCGGATTTTACATCCTTTCCGACGCTTCTGTTCCATGTGGTGTGCATGTCCCATTATTTGAGCCGAAGGAAGGTTTCTCAATTCAAGCAGTTGGGTTGACCGCGCCCGTTGCCTaaagtagcctacataaaaTCCACTGCTTATCATTCGTTTGCTTTCCTCAGTTCCCTGCTGAAGTTAACTTGTCCAAATCGATGTATAACAGCTACTGAAAAACGGTATGTATTCGTGGGCTCGGCACGCACTCGGGGTATGCTGCTCACTGCGGATTGCATGCGGTCAGAGGAAGTCAGTTTAGAAAACGTTTTTTTGGTGACGAATAGTGTTGCCAGATGTTAGGTAGGCTACTTCAAATGTTGCCCTTTACAATGTGCGATCAATAATGTTCAACAGACCTCTCAAGTGTACGACAATTCTGTCATTTCACATATACGATgttttacttttctgaatttcCTGGCTGCGGATTCAGGATCAGTTTACTTTTTCAACACATGCGACTGGGGATGGTGAAACCTGATCCCAGATCTGCATTTTGGGGCATCTTCTAATCAAAGGACTGTCACATCTTTTCAACCAATCATTGTGCGGCTTGATGCCTGCCCTCACGAGAGACGCAATTGTTTTGTTTGGTTTATATTGTTCTCTTGAGATTGACAAACAATACACAGGCAATTCATTATTTGTGATAATTACTCAAATTGTATCTCTTCGCTTGGCTGTGTAGGATTATTGTCTTGACAATATTATCAGGTTTAGCCTTCAGAGGACAATCGTTTA is a genomic window of Osmerus mordax isolate fOsmMor3 chromosome 26, fOsmMor3.pri, whole genome shotgun sequence containing:
- the si:dkeyp-51f12.3 gene encoding uncharacterized protein si:dkeyp-51f12.3, yielding MPSAQGTLLTLGLVLFVVGVVTHFCIRLEPVHLLGIYLGFGGLAMVMIGLCVSMKKVVAVPGHFLLHPRTGTRFSQQQALAIQRRLDRVRREMSEDPEIPRPPPESPMSSTPPPWDMEPPPSYDTVMKNQGHALQQ